From the genome of Pleuronectes platessa chromosome 19, fPlePla1.1, whole genome shotgun sequence:
AGTTGTCCTGCAGTTCTTGTCTCAGGTTTGAGTTCTCCATCTTTAAAACCTCCACTTGTCTCAGCAGCTGGTCATACGACGCCGCCGCCATGATGGAAGAGCCACGGCTgacctgcaacacacaacatgtTGAGTGGTACTGTCGTGCAGTAATACTGTGGTATTGTAATACTTGTATACTGGGGTACGTTAATACTGGAGGGCCACAGATAAAAATCATACACTTAATTTCAACAACATAAACGGTGGAAGTGCAATATTATGcaactatttttctttttcatgtgcAATAACAACAGTCAAGTGGAATTTGTGTAATATTACTGTTTTTGATCATCATCATATTGATTCCACATCATGTGCAATATTCCATATTGTTTACtcctttatttgttcatttctaCTTACTGCCATTTTAGTTAAGTATTAGTTTCACTGTTTAATTTAACTGATCTTATTCTCATTTCTACTGATGTCTACTTATAGGCACTGCTTCTTCATTATTCAGTTAAcacttcattttatttcattttaatacacTTATATATTTACTGATTTTATCTTGACTTATATTTTaaacttcttttttctttgtcccTCCCGACTGTTTTCTACTACATATTGTTCTTTACTGTGATACTGGAGCAAGCTGGCACAAGAATTTCCTTCAGGATTAAAAAAGTATTATCTTACTGTGGCACTTTAATACTTATATACTGTATTGTGTTACAGCACCACTGTAGTACAATACTATGTCAGTATTTTAACTACTGTACTGCAGTACCATTACACTGTACTGCCATACTACTACATTGTACTGCAGCACTACTAGACTGTACTACTAAAGTGTACTGCACTATAACTACACGTAACTATGGTAACATTACACTGTACTAATACACTGAGCTATGGTGCTATGACAGTGCACTACTACACTGCACAGGAGTATAATTACACATTACTGCTGTGTAACCACGTTGTCTGTAGTAGTAGAACATTGTATTGCAAGAGTACCACACTGTACTGCAGTATGACCATGCTTTCCTGCAGTACTACTACACTGTATTGCAATAGTACCCAATTGTACTGCAGTATAACCCCACTGTGTTTCAATAGTACCACAATGTATTACAATAGTACTACATTGCACTGCAGTATAGCCACACTGTTCTGCAGTAGAACTAGCGTGCACCGCAGTATAACCACACTATACTGCTGTAGCACCACGCTGTAATGCAGTATAACCACACTATACTGCTGTAGTACCACGCTGTAATGCAGTATAACCACACTATACTGCTCTAGTACAACGCTGTAATGCAGTATTCTTTCAGATGAGGACTCAGTTTCTGCTTCATCAATAATTCATCAATCACATTCGGATCGATGGTAATGATCAGTGACCAGTGTGATcagagtccagcagcagcatctgatCCGTAAACaacaaatatacaaacagaAGCAAGGACAGAAGAGAACAacagcctctcctcctcctcctcctcctccctccatctccttcaTCCCCTTCATCCTCCATCACTGGTCGGccattttctctccctcctcactcctccctccatcatccctgtcTTCTCCACCTCCCCATCTATtcatgctccctctctctttctctgctactcttcctctttctttcatcacacaaaacagaataaatgaaagaaaaagaaaaacacacacagaacagacgATGAAGGAGAGAAACCCatgcccccctccccctcactcATTCATTCACCACATAGCAAACGGATAGAACAGTttaatggatgaatagatgaagGATGGAGATATGTtggataaagaaagagaaaatggcAGCTCACCCCATCGCTGTcgcctccatctccctccctctctctctctctgtgtctgacagAGAGCAGTCAGCTGGGCAAGTGAGCAGCCAATCACAagccagagacagacagaggggggagggggaggcaggagggaggggcAGCCCCCCTTGTACTCCCAGCATGCTTTGCAGCAGATGCTGCAAGAAGACTGACCGGGTTAGTGagatattaacacacacacaatcacaaactgacacacactcacacaaaccagTTGTACTCCAGAGCTCTTATAATCACAGAGAACATATGAATGTGTGACCTGCAGACAGGGGGCAGCGTTGCAGCAGTTTCCTGCTGCACAACATCCTCAATAAATAAACCATAGATGAAATAAACCACgcacaaaaccaaaacaataaataaaatggacttTCTTGCTCTGTTAATAtgaattgaataaatattaAGCATTTGGCTGAGGGTATATGTAACCACCTCGGTAAACAGGGTGGGAGCGATGTAGACAACAAACTTAGGATCATGTGTTGAGTTTGAATCAGCTTCGCTCCggtcactttaacactgagACCCGTCTGTTCACtgctcgtgttgtactgagcacaaaatgTTGACGACTCACtctcatgatgtttaaatgcagcctcataaacgCTGGAGTCCTGTCCTGACCTCTCCTGGTATTGGTCCCATTGTATAGATAATAAACCGAGTCTCCTCCGTGTGGACCAAACTATTGGTCATTTCTAGGTAGATCCTCTCACAGTTTGCATTTGTCTTCATTTtcatacagtcactgattgtcTCTATTAAGTAGCTGACTCTCAATATACAGTTGCTCGTCGTCTATGCATGTCCACTGATTGTGTATAAATACAGTCGCTGATCATCTTTACATGAGCCGGGTTTAGACATTAGACTTGTGGAGAATTGGATCCTGACTCTCTCCGCAGTTTGtctttcaaacatgaaaaataCAGCGACAGTTCACAActgcaacaaatcctccacagtattcaggtgagaggaggagcagccgaCAGAGGAAGGATGTGACGAATCCATTCTGCTGCggaaatcatgtgtttttgtttccagctCATCGACACCAGCTTCAGCTGAAAACACCACAAGCTACGTGGACATGTTCATCAGTATGTGTGGGTCAGTGCTTTTTCACATGCACTCATTGTTTTGTAGGAAACATCATCAGTGCACTCACTCgcatataataatgataatatatatCCAGTGATTGATAGTCTTTATATACCTTCACTGAaggtctttatatacagtcactgatggtcTTTATATCCAGTGACTGgtggtctttatatacagtcactggtggtctttatatacagtcactgaagTTCTTTATACAGTCACTGGtggtatttatatacagtcactgaaggtatttatatacagtcactgaaggtatttatatacagtcactggtggtatttatatacagtcactggtggtctttatatacagtgaatGATGGTCTTTATATCCAGTCACTGAAggtcttcatatacagtcactgatggtatttatatacagtcactggtgGTCTTTATATCCAGTCACTGGtggtatttatatacagtcactgatggtcTTTATATCCAGTCACTGGtggtatttatatacagtcactgatggtatttatatacagtcactgatggtcTTTATATCCAGTCACTGATGGTCTTTATATCCAGTCACTGGtggtatttatatacagtcactgatggtatttatatacagtcactgatagtctttatatacagtcactgaagGTCTTTATATCCAGTCACTGGTGGtcattatatacagtcactggtggtctttatatacagtcactgaagGTCTTTATATCCAGTCACTGGTGGtcattatatacagtcactgaagTTCTTTATACAGTCACTGgtggtctttatatacagtcactggtgGTCTTTATATCCAGTGACTGATGGTCTTTATATAGAGTCAGTGATggtctctatatacagtcactgatggtcTTTATATCCAGTCACTGATggtctctatatacagtcactgatggtctttatatacagtcactgatggtatttatatacattcactgatggtctttatatacagtcactgatggtatttatatacagtcactgatggtcTTTATATCCAGTCACTGAtggtatttatatacagtcactggtggtatttatatacagtcactggtggtctttatatacagtcactgatggtcTTTATATCCAGTCACTGGtggtatttatatacagtcactgatggtcTTTATATCCAGTCACTGAtggtatttatatacagtcactggtggtatttatatacagtcactgatggtatttatatacagtcactgatggtatttaaatacagtcactgatggtctttatatacagtcactggtggtatttatatacagtcactggtggtatttaaatacagtcactgatggtctttatatacagtcactgaaggtatttatatacagtcactgatggtctttatatacagtcactggtggtctttatatacagtcactgttCGTGGTTACTCATAATATCAGTAATACTAAAAGTATCAGTGTTTCTCACGGTGTCAGCAGTATCAGTAGTACTCACACCATCAGCAGTACTCACAGTATCAGCAGTAAGCACAGTATTAAAGTACTCACAATATCAGTAATACTAAAAGTACTGGGGTTACTCGCCGTGTCAGCAGTATTGCAGTATCAGAAGTACTCACAACATCAGCAGTAAGCACAGTATTAAAGTACTCACAATATCAGTAATACTAAAAGTATCAGTGTTACTCGCAGTTGTGCTGCAGTATTAGCTACGTTAACTAGCTACTAACTGCCCCGCTATGTTAGCATCTTTTAGCAGAATAGATCCAGAACAGCTGCTTCTCTTCGCCGTGtttcagctcctcttcctcccggtTCCCCTGAACCCAGTGACCGGCGCCAGTGAGGTCACTGAGCACCCGAGAACCGACATGCCACCAAAACAAACGGTTAGCGCGGAGCTAAGCTAACAGCTAGCAGCGAGGCCGTTCTTACCTTCCCGGTTGGGAGGAAACAAAGTCCGCCACAGACAGCGGCAGCTTCACGGGGACATCACCGGGGAAACACACGGTGCCGGTTCACGAGTCGTTACAGACGGACGAGGCTCCTCATGTTTCCGGACAGATCGGGAAAAGTTTCTCAAAGTCCGGGGAAGTTTCAACTCGCTCTTATTGTTATGGAAGAACCGCTGCTGTGGACCGCCatcttgtttctgtgtgtgactgCGAGGAGAGGTAGAGTACAGTAATGTAACGTACCGCGTTACAGTTACTGCGTGTACATGTACTCTGGTACTAACACACATTACCCTTTTCCGTTTACCGTTTAATTTTCAATAGAGGCCCTGTATATATTCAATACATATATGTAAACATTTATTAATACAGATATTAcgctcttttattcttttaaactAATCTAGAGTTAAAGAGAATATCATTGTTTTCAGTGAAGAgcaaacaacaaccacaacaaatacaattaaGGAGCACACACAGTCCGCtgcagaaaaactaaatattacatTACACGTCATACTGTTTTCATCAGGAGATCTTAATGTGGAGTCTCTTTAGATGTTTAActaaatttaatgtttttattttatttgtttactttgtttgtgtttgcttttattttgaaagtctcgTATGGAAGCAGCCTTCCTTATCCGGTAGTTAAAAAGATGGCGGCGGATGCTGAGGCCGCAGACAGCTTTGTGTATTTCGCGCGGCTGTAGGTTTTCCCGCCGGTACACAACCGGAGAGCTCCGGTGCTGACGTCATGAGGAGCGGGTCACCGCGCAGGGTTACCGGATGCCTCGCGTGAACCGGACAGTCGTTCTAACGCTGCTGATCGCCAGCAGCTCCGTGTTCCTGCTGTTCCAGCTGTATTACTACCGGACATACGTCAGCAAGGTGAGGAGGAGCGTCACGTAAACAAGGAAGTGGCCTCATTTAGACCTTTTGTTATTCAAATGTTGGTTTTGTTGAGAATGTGTCGTCACTCCTTAGCAAATCAAAAAGATTATAATCCTGACATTTCTAATCGATATTATAAAACATGTCTTCTGCAGGCTGGTCCTCACATCCTGAGCAGAACAGGTCAACTGACCGCCAGCGACGTCCAATGGGTGAGTCAGAATCAGTGACgttgtattgtttgtgttacACGGACACACAATGATCCCATTCATGTTGCATGTTCTCcacatgtttgtgtgggttCTTCTCCAGGCAGAGACATGCAGGCTGTTGTGTAGTTGAATGGAGACAGTCAGTGTGGTCAGGAGGTTGTTGGACATTGTCTCTGAACACATGTCTTACACGAGGACATCTGTCACAGTCCGGTCCTGATAGGGCTTTCCATGGTAACTCCCATGTTTCatgtctctgcagcagacagTGAAGAAGTTCCTGGCGTTAGCCCAGCGTTTCAGGCTGCCCATGTTTCTCGCCGACACCGCAGCGCTCACATTACTCTCCCAGGATGCTTTGCGACAGCGTGACCGGCAGGTGCGGGAGCCGCACTGCAGCTTTCTCTGCACTGACCGGCCAATCACATCGTTCGCTGTGCACGCCAACCTGTGGAAGTATGATGTGAGTAGGATGAGAGATTTATGACACGTTTACTCtcatgtatttatataatgtgACTTTTGTCAAATcatttacttctttttttttcctgtcagtCTGGCTTCCTATTGGCTGTTGAGCAGAAAGGctttgagctgctgcagctgcgggGCGAGGATCCCCGATTGGCCAGCCTGGACAATTTGTCAGGAGAGGACATCCCCCTGCACTTCCTCTTCCGCCTCAACGGTTACATCATCCAGGTGAGAGAGGCCACGTCACCTGATGACAACTCCAAACATTTGGTGACTTCATCGGATCAAAATGATATGATGATGTTTTGCCGCAGGTGGTCTTCCTGTACGAGCGAAGCGGGAACTATCTGTGGCACGGAGCGCTACGTCTCAAAGCTAACAGGGACCGCAGCTTCGCACCTTTTAAACTGCTCGACTTCGGACGTCATTCCGGAGCCTATGACAGGTACAGCAACACGTACGAAGACAAGATGTTTGACTGTGGTTGAATCAGTGTCAGTAAACACACTCACTTTAAAGAGTCACTGTTACACTGACGACTGTACGTTTATACTGAATCCAGTCTTAAGTTTCATTAAACATGTGTTAAATGCGCTTGCCCCCTGCAGGCCAGAGCTGGTCCTGACTGTCCTGGATGGCCTCGACATTCAAGTCCCACGCAACGTTTCCCACTTCTTGTCCGAACAGCAACATTCCCACTTCCTGGAGTGTCGTTATCGTGATGCTCGTAACTTCTTGCAGGTCTGACAgaagatatatagatatagatatattatAAACTAGCTGATTTTAGCTGAGCTTTCAATCACATGATGAAAAGCCAGTAAGAGGATCTTGAGTCATTATTATTTTGCTACAAAATTAAATAAGCATATGAATAAATagattctctccctctctactaTGTGTGAATGTAGCTCTACCCTGATGACACATCTCCAACAGCGATGGATTTTCACAGAAAAGCAAAGTCGTTGCTTCATTTAGCCGCTCGAACGCTCAAACAACTCAACATCCCCTTCTGGCTCAGCAGCGGCACCTGTCTGGGTAATGCGCTAACTTGCTAACTCTTTgacatgatgacatcacagcctcATTAACAGATGTTTCTGCCTCTctcgccccctgcaggctggTTCAGGCAATGCAGTATTATTTCGTACAGTCGAGATGTCGATATAGGGATTTTTATCGCAGACTTCCGGTGGGACATCATTGCAGCATTCAGAGATGCTGGACTGTCACTCAAACACAAGTTTGGAAAGGTCAGATATTtataaaactaaatttattttatttctaattgcaggtggttgtttgtgttttgaatggTTGTGTGTTTCTAATTTTGCGGAAGctagtgtgtgtttgattttgaaGGCTTCTTTTACtgtgcaggtggaggacagTCTGGAGCTGTCATTTGTAAGTGAGGATGTCAAACtggacattttcttcttctatgaAGACGGAGACATCGTCTGGAACGGAGGAACACAGGCGAAGAGCGGCAGGAAGTTCAAgtgaataaaatattaaaattaaataagttTAATGACGTTTAATCTGTCAGCTGGTTTAAGTATTTCACACTTTTGTTATCGATAAACttttgatgtttcttcttcATCAGGTACATCTTTCCTCGTTTCTCTCTTTGCTGGACGGAGCTTCTCGAGCTTAAAGTTCGTGTTCCGTGTGAAACCCTCGACTATGTGACGGCCAATTACGGTTCCTCCTGGAGCATCCCAGTGAGGAGCTGGGACTGGAAGTCTTCGCCTAGCAACGTGCAAGAGAATGGGGTGTGGTCTCGTGCGGAGTGGGTGGAGCTTATCCAAGTTTACTGAGAGGAAACTACAAAAAGTTGGAAAATAAGATTAACACTGAAACTACGAATATAGTGggggaaacaggaagttgaaTTTATTTCTGTTAACCTCATTAACTAATAAACACTTActgtttaaatcattttattcaaactgtttcaattaatcctttcaaatttatTAAAATTTCTAACAGAAGTAAACTGTCAGAACAGAACTGACAGAACTGCCCCTGTTTCCATGGAACCCAGGGGGCATCTTGGGGGAGGTTGGAGTTGAATCAATATCaatctgatcagctgagatcaGATTGAAAGTGTCATGGATGGCAACTACATTCCTCACGTACttctgagcagaggagagaagatccaggtcaaaggtcacagcggCATCTGTTAGTGTTGTCAAACTTTCATTTTCCATCAGTTTATATTCCAACTTGTGTCATCTCAATTCACACCTCAAGTTCAATTCTGCACCAAATCACCAACACACTTCggatcatgaattattctcagaaaTCGTGGACATGTTATCACATGATTTTAATGTGATATAAACCCAAGTCACTTTAATCAAAGAATAACTTCTGTGGACATGCTTTGaacagtgtcagtgtgtcagtccaattaaataaactttataaaCAACACTGCTCAGCTCCTCACGCTGACGACCAATGCAGCTTCCATCACAACATTAGCATGACGTCACTCCGTGTTTCGGTTCCGTTTCCATTCAAAAGTCTTTAACGTGTTGTCCGGTGACGTCACTCCGCCGCCTCGTCGCGCTGCCGCTCCTTGTGCAGCACGAGCCCTTTACCGATCAGATCCGGTACTTCCACCGCGAGCCACGGTCCGAGTCCCAGCGCCATGAGGTGCGCGAGCCCGAAGCGCGGCGCGTTGCGGGCCCACAGCGGCGCGAAGTGGTCGGTGAGGCAGATCCTCCCGCCCCGGTACATCTTCGCCGTCTTCCCGTCCAGCTCCGGTATCGCCACCTCAGGCGCGGTGTCGGGATACGTCACCGGGATGTCGAACTCCAACCGGAACTCGTAGCGCATCAGCTCGTGGATGAACCAGCACGTGCCGGTCCAGCGCGTCCCGTCCGCGTTGGACTCGAGGCGGAACCAGTCGTTGTCTGCGGCCTTGTTCTGCTCCACGAACCGGATCAGAGCCTGGTACTCCTCCTTCAGCCGCTGTGGCCATAGAGCCCGGTCCCGCGGCCCCGCCGGGGTCTTCAGCAGCGGGATCTGAGACACGGCCCTGCGCGTGGCTTCGTCCGACATGTTGTGTCCGGAAGGAAATAAAAGTTTATGATTCTTTCGTCTTTTTACAGATTAAAATAAGTTCAGTGTGTTTGAGCCGGTTCTGCTCAGCTGGGAGGAATGACGCGGACTTCCGGTCTGTTACAGTACTTCCGCCAtgagattttcaaaataaaacatcagaatGCTTTGGTCAtagtttgattttgtttgacatgtttcatttgataaataaagattttttttacagtttatttctctttgtctATCCTTAGAAATAAATTCAAGACgaataaatgaaatacattaaaaaaaaatctgctcctTCACCGTAATGGTAATTTGGCGTTTCCTTCCAGATGTAATACTTATGTGGAGAGAAGTTATGTTTGAACAGAAAGACCAAGTCAAAAGCGTCTACTCATGAAAGTTTCACAAACTGATTGGGATTTCCCCAATTATATAATTACCCAATAAAATAAACACCAGGCCACCTATTTCGAAAATACATACTTTGGTACGAATTCCATAGAAAATAAGGGCTATTAATAAATGTGAGAAGCCAATTAATCATGAATG
Proteins encoded in this window:
- the fktn gene encoding fukutin isoform X3 — its product is MPRVNRTVVLTLLIASSSVFLLFQLYYYRTYVSKQAGPHILSRTGQLTASDVQWTVKKFLALAQRFRLPMFLADTAALTLLSQDALRQRDRQVREPHCSFLCTDRPITSFAVHANLWKYDSGFLLAVEQKGFELLQLRGEDPRLASLDNLSGEDIPLHFLFRLNGYIIQVVFLYERSGNYLWHGALRLKANRDRSFAPFKLLDFGRHSGAYDRPELVLTVLDGLDIQVPRNVSHFLSEQQHSHFLECRYRDARNFLQLYPDDTSPTAMDFHRKAKSLLHLAARTLKQLNIPFWLSSGTCLGWFRQCSIISYSRDVDIGIFIADFRWDIIAAFRDAGLSLKHKFGKVEDSLELSFVSEDVKLDIFFFYEDGDIVWNGGTQAKSGRKFKYIFPRFSLCWTELLELKVRVPCETLDYVTANYGSSWSIPVRSWDWKSSPSNVQENGVWSRAEWVELIQVY
- the fktn gene encoding fukutin isoform X2, whose product is MPRVNRTVVLTLLIASSSVFLLFQLYYYRTYVSKAGPHILSRTGQLTASDVQWQTVKKFLALAQRFRLPMFLADTAALTLLSQDALRQRDRQVREPHCSFLCTDRPITSFAVHANLWKYDSGFLLAVEQKGFELLQLRGEDPRLASLDNLSGEDIPLHFLFRLNGYIIQVVFLYERSGNYLWHGALRLKANRDRSFAPFKLLDFGRHSGAYDRPELVLTVLDGLDIQVPRNVSHFLSEQQHSHFLECRYRDARNFLQLYPDDTSPTAMDFHRKAKSLLHLAARTLKQLNIPFWLSSGTCLGWFRQCSIISYSRDVDIGIFIADFRWDIIAAFRDAGLSLKHKFGKVEDSLELSFVSEDVKLDIFFFYEDGDIVWNGGTQAKSGRKFKYIFPRFSLCWTELLELKVRVPCETLDYVTANYGSSWSIPVRSWDWKSSPSNVQENGVWSRAEWVELIQVY
- the fktn gene encoding fukutin isoform X4, which produces MPRVNRTVVLTLLIASSSVFLLFQLYYYRTYVSKAGPHILSRTGQLTASDVQWTVKKFLALAQRFRLPMFLADTAALTLLSQDALRQRDRQVREPHCSFLCTDRPITSFAVHANLWKYDSGFLLAVEQKGFELLQLRGEDPRLASLDNLSGEDIPLHFLFRLNGYIIQVVFLYERSGNYLWHGALRLKANRDRSFAPFKLLDFGRHSGAYDRPELVLTVLDGLDIQVPRNVSHFLSEQQHSHFLECRYRDARNFLQLYPDDTSPTAMDFHRKAKSLLHLAARTLKQLNIPFWLSSGTCLGWFRQCSIISYSRDVDIGIFIADFRWDIIAAFRDAGLSLKHKFGKVEDSLELSFVSEDVKLDIFFFYEDGDIVWNGGTQAKSGRKFKYIFPRFSLCWTELLELKVRVPCETLDYVTANYGSSWSIPVRSWDWKSSPSNVQENGVWSRAEWVELIQVY
- the fktn gene encoding fukutin isoform X1, which codes for MPRVNRTVVLTLLIASSSVFLLFQLYYYRTYVSKQAGPHILSRTGQLTASDVQWQTVKKFLALAQRFRLPMFLADTAALTLLSQDALRQRDRQVREPHCSFLCTDRPITSFAVHANLWKYDSGFLLAVEQKGFELLQLRGEDPRLASLDNLSGEDIPLHFLFRLNGYIIQVVFLYERSGNYLWHGALRLKANRDRSFAPFKLLDFGRHSGAYDRPELVLTVLDGLDIQVPRNVSHFLSEQQHSHFLECRYRDARNFLQLYPDDTSPTAMDFHRKAKSLLHLAARTLKQLNIPFWLSSGTCLGWFRQCSIISYSRDVDIGIFIADFRWDIIAAFRDAGLSLKHKFGKVEDSLELSFVSEDVKLDIFFFYEDGDIVWNGGTQAKSGRKFKYIFPRFSLCWTELLELKVRVPCETLDYVTANYGSSWSIPVRSWDWKSSPSNVQENGVWSRAEWVELIQVY
- the ufc1 gene encoding ubiquitin-fold modifier-conjugating enzyme 1 encodes the protein MSDEATRRAVSQIPLLKTPAGPRDRALWPQRLKEEYQALIRFVEQNKAADNDWFRLESNADGTRWTGTCWFIHELMRYEFRLEFDIPVTYPDTAPEVAIPELDGKTAKMYRGGRICLTDHFAPLWARNAPRFGLAHLMALGLGPWLAVEVPDLIGKGLVLHKERQRDEAAE